One Anas platyrhynchos isolate ZD024472 breed Pekin duck chromosome 2, IASCAAS_PekinDuck_T2T, whole genome shotgun sequence DNA segment encodes these proteins:
- the RNF19A gene encoding E3 ubiquitin-protein ligase RNF19A gives MSDLDMSLHRQMGSDRDLQSSASSVSLPSVKKAPKKRRISLGSLFRRKKDTKRKSRDLNGGVDGIASIESIHSEMCTDKNSIFSTCTSSDNGTTSSSKPSGDFMECPLCLLRHSKDRFPEIMTCHHRSCVDCLRQYLRIEISESRVNISCPECSERFNPHDIRLILNDDILMEKYEEFMLRRWLVADPDCRWCPAPDCGYAVIAFGCASCPKLTCGREGCGTEFCYHCKQIWHPNQTCDAARQERAQSLRLRTIRSSSISYSQESGAAADDIKPCPRCAAYIIKMNDGSCNHMTCAVCGCEFCWLCMKEISDLHYLSPSGCTFWGKKPWSRKKKILWQLGTLVGAPVGIALIAGIAIPAMIIGIPVYVGRKIHNRYEGKDISKHKRNLAIAGGVTLSVIVSPVVAAVTVGIGVPIMLAYVYGVVPISLCRSGGCGVSAGNGKGVRIEFDDENDINVGGTNAAVDTTSVAEARHNPSIGEGSVGGLTGSLSASGSHMDRIGAIRDNLSETASTMALAGASITGSLSGSAMVNCFNRLEVQADVQKERYSLSGESGTVSLGTVSDNASTKAMAGSILNSYIPLDREGNSMEVQVDIESKPAKFRHNSGSSSVDDGSAAGRSNAGCSSACVPESKSSATKWSKETTAGKKCKGKLRKKSSMKINETREDMDAQLLEQQSTNSSEFDSPSLSDSIPSVADSHSSHFSEFSCSDMESMKTSCSHGSSDYHTRFTTVSVLPEVENDRLENSPQASGIPAPVPAAPSTDVPQLSYIAEEGVNNASATDGDPGAGEALKETNNNHSQHAAELSTAIQTEI, from the exons ATGAGTGATCTAGACATGAGTTTACATCGGCAAATGGGCTCTGATCGGGACCTCCagtcttctgcttcttctgtgAGTTTGCCGTCGGTTAAAAAGGCaccaaagaaaagaagaatctCCTTGGGCTCTCTTTTTCGgaggaaaaaagacacaaaacgCAAGTCTAGGGATTTAAATGGGGGCGTCGATGGAATTGCGAGCATCGAaagcattcattcagaaatgtgTACGGACAAGAACTCTATTTTCTCCACGTGTACCTCTTCCGATAATGGAACAACCTCTAGCAGCAAACCAAGCGGAGACTTCATGGAATGCCCCTTGTGCCTTCTGCGGCACTCCAAGGACAGGTTCCCGGAGATCATGACTTGTCACCATAGATCCTGTGTGGATTGCTTGCGGCAGTATCTCCGGATAGAAATCTCTGAGAGTAGAGTTAATATTAGCTGCCCAGAGTGCTCAGAACGATTTAACCCTCACGATATCCGTTTGATATTAAATGATGACATCCTGATGGAAAAATACGAGGAGTTCATGCTTAGGCGATGGCTTGTTGCGGATCCCGATTGTAGGTGGTGCCCAGCTCCAGATTGCGG ATACGCCGTGATCGCGTTTGGATGCGCCAGCTGTCCCAAACTTACATGTGGACGAGAAGGCTGCGGGACTGAGTTCTGCTATCACTGTAAGCAGATTTGGCACCCGAACCAGACCTGCGATGCCGCTCGCCAGGAGAGAGCTCAAAGTCTGCGCCTGAGAACAATTCGTTCCTCGTCTATCAGCTACAGCCAGGAATCTGGAGCGGCAG CTGATGACATAAAGCCATGCCCACGCTGTGCTGcttatataataaaaatgaatgatgGAAGCTGCAATCATATGACTTGTGCTGTCTGTGGCTGTGAGTTCTGCTGGCTATGTATGAAAGAGATCTCAGATTTACACTATTTAAG CCCCTCAGGTTGCacattttggggaaagaaaCCATGGAGCCgtaagaagaaaatactgtgGCAACTCGGGACGCTTGTTGGAGCTCCTGTAGGAATTGCATTAATAGCTGGCATTGCTATTCCTGCTATGATTATTGGAATTCCCGTGTATGTGGGACGGAAG ATTCACAATCGATACGAAGGCAAAGACATTTCCAAGCACAAGCGAAATTTAGCCATAGCAGGTGGTGTAACCCTATCTGTCATCGTTTCTCCAGTTGTAGCTGCAGTAACTGTAG GTATTGGTGTTCCTATTATGCTGGCGTACGTGTACGGAGTCGTTCCCATTTCCCTCTGCCGGAGTGGAGGCTGTGGCGTTTCGGCAGGCAACGGGAAAGGTGTCAGGATAGAATTTGACGATGAAAATGATATAAACGTTGGTGGGACAAATGCAGCTGTAG ACACCACTTCAGTAGCAGAGGCGCGCCACAACCCCAGTATAGGTGAAGGGAGCGTCGGGGGACTGACCGGCAGCTTGAGTGCAAGCGGTAGCCACATGGACAGAATAGGAGCCATCCGAGACAACCTCAGCGAAACTGCTAGCACCATGGCCCTGGCTGGAGCCAGTATAACAGGGAGCCTCTCAGGAAGTGCAATGGTTAACTGCTTTAACAG ACTGGAAGTACAAGCAGATGTGCAGAAAGAACGATACAGTCTGAGTGGAGAATCTGGCACAGTGAGCTTGGGAACAGTTAGTGATAATGCCAGTACCAAAGCGATGGCAGGATCCATTCTGAACTCCTATATCCCTTTGGACAG GGAAGGCAACAGTATGGAAGTACAAGTGGATATTGAATCAAAGCCAGCCAAATTCAGACACAACAGTGGAAGCAGCAGTGTTGACGACGGCAGTGCTGCGGGTCGTAGTAACGCTGGCTGTTCCTCGGCCTGCGTGCCAGAGAGTAAATCGAGTGCCACCAAGTGGTCCAAAGAaacaacagcaggaaaaaaatgtaaaggtaAGCTGcgaaagaaaagcagcatgaaGATAAACGAGACAAGGGAGGACATGGATGCCCAGCTGTTGGAACAACAAAGCACAAACTCCAGTGAATTTGACTCTCCCTCTCTTAGCGATAGTATTCCATCTGTAGCAGATTCCCACTCGAGTCACTTTTCTGAGTTCAGTTGCTCAGATATGGAGAGTATGAAAACTTCCTGTAGCCACGGTTCCAGCGACTATCACACGCGCTTTACCACGGTCAGTGTTCTCCCAGAGGTGGAAAACGACCGCTTGGAAAACTCCCCCCAGGCGAGTGGGATCCCTGCGcccgtccccgcagccccgAGCACTGACGTTCCCCAGTTGAGTTACATCGCCGAGGAAGGCGTGAACAACGCTTCTGCCACGGATGGAGATCCGGGTGCTGGGGAAGCGCTGAAAGAAACCAACAACAACCATTCGCAACATGCTGCGGAGTTGAGCACTGCTATTCAGACTGAAATTTAA